The Lentimicrobiaceae bacterium genomic interval GTATTTCTGGTAAAATAAATCACTAATGCCATTGCTGACTGTAATCAAGTGTTTTAAGTTGGGTACGGTTTTTCTTTCAATAAACTTCCAAATATTTTGTACGGTTTTTCTGCCTGTAAGTTCGGGTGTTTCGGTATAGTACTCATGCGAGTCGTAGACCAAATTTGTACGCTTAATTTTATGAATGAGATAATTTGGCAAAAGAGTATCTAAATCGTTGCTTACCAACAAATCAAACCTGTTAAAACACAGAAACAAAAACAAGCGGATATTGTATTCGGCATAGAACAAAGGTCCCTTCTCAAAAATAAGCTTCATTCGTTTGGTTTTGTATTTCCTTTCAGGCATTGGCGGACTTTTACGTCTTTTTCTGCCAATCATAACAACTTCAAAACCCATATCAAAAAGTACATCGGCGGTCTTGGCTATACGGTTGTCGCTAACCAAGTCGTTTGTTACCGATATTAATACTTTTTTTTTCATCGCTACGTTTATTAAAAATATAACTACTTTTGTTTAAAATTATTATATCAGTTTACCTATGATTACTCTTGCCGAAAATTTTAATTTAAAAAATTACAATACTTTTAATCTTGACTACATCTCACGATACTTCTATTCTGTAAACAACAGAGATCAAATATCCGAACTTGTTAATCATAAAATATTTGATAATTTTTCGGCAAAGTTATTTATTTTAAGTGGTGGCAGCAACATTTTGTTAACAAAAAATTTTGATGGACTGATGTTGCACATTAACACAAAAGGTTGGCAGATATTAAACAAGACCGATAAAAACATCATTGTTAAGGTTGAAGCCGGCGAAGTGTGGCACGATTTTGTTACTTGGGCTGTTAATAACGGCTACGGCGGTGTAGAGAATTTGGCTCTAATTCCCGGAAAAGTCGGAGCTTCGCCAATACAAAATATTGGTGCATACGGTGTTGAAGCTAAAGATGTTATAGAAGAAGTAGAATTTTTAAATCTGAATACTTTAAAAACCGAAGTTATAGGCAAATCCGACTGCGATTTTGCTTATCGTTCGTCTATTTTCAAAACAAAACTTAAAGGTCAATTTATTATTACTTCGGTTACGTTTAAGCTCAGTTTAAATAGTGCAGTTAACACGAGTTATGGCAATATTAACGGCTATTTGAGCCAGCAAGGAATTACAAATCCGGATATAAAAGATGTTTACAGCGCAGTTATTGCCATAAGGCAAGAGAAACTGCCTGATACCGATGTTTTGGGCAATGCAGGTAGTTTTTTCAAAAATCCTATTATAGATAACGAACATTTGCAAAAACTGTTGAAAGAATATCCCAATATGCCATATTATAAGCAGGGAAATGACACTTCAAAACTAGCAGCAGCTTGGCTTATAGATACTTGCGGTTTTAAAGGAAAACGCTTCGGTAATGTAGGCGTGTACGACAAACAAGCATTAATTCTTGTGCATTACGGCGATGCTCAAGGTAGCGATATAGTCAAATTAGCAGAAAATATTATAAGCACAGTTTACGATAGATTTAACGTAACACTAAGTCCGGAAGTTAATATTATAACTTAAAATACGTGTTCTGTGGTTTTACTCTTCAATAGCTTTCATAGCACAAGCCCAAAGCTTTTGAGCCGATTTTTCCCAAGAGTAATTTTCTAATCGTTTTGTACCTTTTTCTATCAAACTTAGTCGGAGCGAATCGTTGTTGGCAACAGTAATTAAAGCATTTTTTATACTATCAACAGAGTAGGGGTCGCACAAAATAGCTGCATCGCCGGCAATTTCGGGCATTGAAGTGATATTTGAAGTAATTACAGGCACGTTGCAAGCAAAACTCTCAACAATAGGAATACCAAAGCCTTCAAACAACGATACGTAAACACTAGCCAAAGCCGAACCTATCAACAAAACAAGTTCGTCGTCGGGAACTCTGCCTGTAAACACAACATTGTCTTTGTGTTTCATGTTATTGTACACGTTGTTTATTTCGCTTGTCCACCACATTTTTCTGCCAACTACAACTAACTTGGCTTTTCTGGGGCTTTCGGAGCAAAACTCATCATAAGCCAAAAACAATCTGCTTAGGTTTTTACGCGGGTGCATTGAGCCGACAAATACAAAGTATTCATCACCATCGGTGTATTTTTCTTTTGTGTTTTTGCGTTCCGAAAAAACACTTGGTACAAATTTCTCGTTTGCTCCATTGCCCACAACGTCAATCTTATCAAGGACGTAATTGTATATTCTGGCAATATCTTGCTTTGAAAATTCAGAAACGGTAGCAACTCTAACCGCTCTTTTCACGCTGGCAGGTATGTTTTTCTTGTAAAATTTTAAATAAATTTTTGGTAAGTCGTCGGGATTGTGCTCAAAATTCAAATCGTGAATAACCGAAAGTTGCTTTACTTTTGTGTTAGCCGACAAAATTCCATCGGTAGATATAAACAAATCGGGTTTTAATCTTTTAAAAACCAAAGGTAAACAATAATGAAACCAAATATTAGTCAGTATAGGACGCCTTGTAGGAACAGGCACTACAACGGGTTTAACATTATCGGAAAATATATACTCAGAATTGTAACACCTGTCGAACAAAAAATAAAACGTGTGTTCCGGATTTTCCTGAACAATTATTTTCATAGTCTCGCGAGTAAACATGCCTATGCCGTCTATCTTGTCCGGAAGTAATAATCGTGTATTAACTGCTATTTTCAAATCTATTAGTTTTTATGTTGCAAATTTAATAAATTTTTATCTAAAAAAGATATCGGACTGTAAAAATACAAAATATTTATTTGGCTGTTAGCGGTACGTGTTGCGTGTTGCGTGTTGCGTGTTGCGTGTGTTGAGTATTTCAATTTCATCACCCATCACTCATCACTCATCACTCATCACCAATCACCAGTCACCATTTATCAGCCTAGCAATGATTTTAAATACATAATTATCGTTATTGTAAATAAAAACACTTGCAAATTAAGATTTTGTTTACTTTTGACGTTTGTTTTATTTCAAACAAAAATGTTTAAACGAAAATTTGTAACTAATTTAATATTTCTGCTTTTACTGAATTTCTTGGTAAAACCCATATGGATATTCGGTATTGACAGGACTGTTCAAAATATAGTTTCGCCCGAACAGTACGGCTTGTACTTTTCTATACTTAACTTTTCTTTCCTTTTCAATATTATTTTAGATTTTGGGATTACAAATTTTAACAACAGAAACATTGCACAAAACAGTTTCCTTCTGAATAAACACTTTAGCAGCTTAATAGTTATAAGGTTTATTTTGGGAATGATTTACTTTGTTCTTATCTATATTGTAGCCCTTATTATCGGTTACGATAAGCAACATTTGTATTTCTTGTTTTTCTTAGCGCTAAATCAATTTTTAGCTTCGCTGATATTGTATCTAAGGTCGAATATTTCTGGTTTGTTGATGTTTAAAACCGATAGTATTATTTCTGTGTTAGACCGAACCCTAATGATAATAATATGTAGCGTTTTGATTTGGGGCAGAATAACCGAAAAGCAATTTGATATACTTTGGTTTATTTACGCACAAACCGCTTCGTACGTACTAACGGCTTTGGTTGCCTTTATAATAGTAGCGGTAAAATCTAAATTCAGAAGACTTACTTGGAATTACACCTTTTTCTTGGTAATACTGAAAAAAAGTCTGCCTTTCGCATTATTGGTACTACTAATGTCTTTTTACAATCGTATTGATGCCGTTATGTTAGAAAGACTATTGGGAGATAACTTGGGAACAAGTCAGGCAAACGTTTACGGAAAGGCATTCCGATGGTTGGAAGCTGTGAACATGGTTTCTTATTTATTCTCGGTTCTTTTATTACCGATTTTTTCAAGATTAATAAAAGAAAGACAATCAGTTAACGAAATAATCAAAACTTCATTTATATTGCTCTTTACATTTGTAATTATTGCAGGCATTCAGTCATCATTTTACGGAAAAGATATTATCGATTTATTATATTATAGTCAGCAAGCCGAATCTACAGCTGTTTTCAGAATAATAATATTGTGCTGTATTCCGGTCGGCATGGTTTATATTTTCGGGACACTTCTGACGGCAAATAACAACCTGCGTGAACTCAATATTGTATCGGCTATTGCATTGATTATAAACTTGATAATAAATCTGATACTAATACCTAAGTACATGGCTTTGGGTTCGGCTGTAGCAAGTGTTTCAACACAGTTTTTTACGGCAATTGTTCAAATTATTTTGGTGATAAAAATTTTTAAAATCAAAATTTCAAAAATGTTTATTGCAAGAGTTACAGCTTTTGTATTATCTGTAATTGCTGTAAATGTCGTGTTCAAGTACATTGATTATAATTGGATTGCCGAATTTTTAATAGTAGGATTAATTTCTCTATTATTAGCGGTTTTATTGGGCTTGTTCAACCTAAAATCATTTGCAATGCTTATCAAAAGCAGAGAGAGCGAAAATTAACAAAAATTAATTTCATAATCAAAGACAAAAGGTCATAAAAACAACAAATGGTATTATCTTTGTGCCAAAACGTACACAGTTACAATTACATAAATATTAACTATAAATCACTAATAATACTAAGAAATGAAGACAGACATTCAAATAGCTAGAGAAACTAAACTTGAAAAAATTAAAAATGTAGCTCAACAATTAGGAGTTTGTAAGGAAGATGTTCAAAATTACGGTCCGTATATGGCTAAACTGCCGGTACGACTTATAGACGAAGAAAAAGTAGCCGAAAGTAATTTGATATTGGTTACCGCTATAACACCGACTAAGAAAGGTATTGGAAAAACAACGATGTCGATAAGTTTGGCTTTAGGACTTAACAAAATAGGAAAAAAGGCAATAGTTACCCTACGTGAACCTTCGTTAGGACCTGTGTTCGGTATGAAGGGCGGGGCAGCCGGTGGTGGTTATTCGCAAGTATTGCCAATGGAAAATATAAACTTGCATTTTACAGGCGATTTTCATGCTGTAACTTCGGCTCACAACACTATTTCGGCTATACTTGATAATTACATTTGGCGAAACAGAACGGGCAATAAAGCTTTAAAAGAAGTAGTTTGGAAACGAGTTCTTGATGTTAACGACCGTAATTTACGCAATGTGGTTACAGGCTTAGGAGCATCAAATGGTGTTCCAATGGAGTCGGGATTTGATATTACAGCCGCATCGGAACTTATGGCTATTTTATGCCTTGCAGTAGATGAAGTCGATTTGGAAAGACGTATTGGCGATATATTGCTAGGATATACCTTCGACGGAGAACCGTTTAAAGTAAGAGACCTTGAAATTGAAGGAGCTATAACTGTTTTGATGAAAGATGCTATTTCGCCTAACTTGGTTCAAACTACCGAAAACACTCCGGCTTTCGTTCATGGTGGACCTTTCGCCAATATTGCACACGGTTGCAACTCTGTTTTGGCTACAAAAATGGCTATGACTTATGGCGAATACGTTATCACAGAAGCAGGCTTCGGAGCCGACTTGGGTGCTGAAAAATTCTTTAATATCAAATGTCGCAAAAACAACCTTAAACCTAAACTCACTGTTATTGTTGTTACTGCACAGGGACTCAAAATGCACGGCGATGTACCTATAAATGAAATTGAAAAGGAAAACATTGAAGGTCTTAAAAAAGGATTTGAGAACTTGCAAAAACACTTAGATAATCTTAAAAATTTCGGACAAAGTGTAGTTGTTGCTCTTAATAAATTCCATACCGATACAGAGAAAGAATTAAAACTTATTGAAGAGTTTTGTCGTAACCAAAATGTGCCTTTTGCTATAAACGAAGGATTTGCCAAAGGTGGCGAAGGTGCTA includes:
- a CDS encoding oligosaccharide flippase family protein, encoding MFKRKFVTNLIFLLLLNFLVKPIWIFGIDRTVQNIVSPEQYGLYFSILNFSFLFNIILDFGITNFNNRNIAQNSFLLNKHFSSLIVIRFILGMIYFVLIYIVALIIGYDKQHLYFLFFLALNQFLASLILYLRSNISGLLMFKTDSIISVLDRTLMIIICSVLIWGRITEKQFDILWFIYAQTASYVLTALVAFIIVAVKSKFRRLTWNYTFFLVILKKSLPFALLVLLMSFYNRIDAVMLERLLGDNLGTSQANVYGKAFRWLEAVNMVSYLFSVLLLPIFSRLIKERQSVNEIIKTSFILLFTFVIIAGIQSSFYGKDIIDLLYYSQQAESTAVFRIIILCCIPVGMVYIFGTLLTANNNLRELNIVSAIALIINLIINLILIPKYMALGSAVASVSTQFFTAIVQIILVIKIFKIKISKMFIARVTAFVLSVIAVNVVFKYIDYNWIAEFLIVGLISLLLAVLLGLFNLKSFAMLIKSRESEN
- the murB gene encoding UDP-N-acetylmuramate dehydrogenase, whose amino-acid sequence is MITLAENFNLKNYNTFNLDYISRYFYSVNNRDQISELVNHKIFDNFSAKLFILSGGSNILLTKNFDGLMLHINTKGWQILNKTDKNIIVKVEAGEVWHDFVTWAVNNGYGGVENLALIPGKVGASPIQNIGAYGVEAKDVIEEVEFLNLNTLKTEVIGKSDCDFAYRSSIFKTKLKGQFIITSVTFKLSLNSAVNTSYGNINGYLSQQGITNPDIKDVYSAVIAIRQEKLPDTDVLGNAGSFFKNPIIDNEHLQKLLKEYPNMPYYKQGNDTSKLAAAWLIDTCGFKGKRFGNVGVYDKQALILVHYGDAQGSDIVKLAENIISTVYDRFNVTLSPEVNIIT
- a CDS encoding glycosyltransferase family 1 protein, with product MKIAVNTRLLLPDKIDGIGMFTRETMKIIVQENPEHTFYFLFDRCYNSEYIFSDNVKPVVVPVPTRRPILTNIWFHYCLPLVFKRLKPDLFISTDGILSANTKVKQLSVIHDLNFEHNPDDLPKIYLKFYKKNIPASVKRAVRVATVSEFSKQDIARIYNYVLDKIDVVGNGANEKFVPSVFSERKNTKEKYTDGDEYFVFVGSMHPRKNLSRLFLAYDEFCSESPRKAKLVVVGRKMWWTSEINNVYNNMKHKDNVVFTGRVPDDELVLLIGSALASVYVSLFEGFGIPIVESFACNVPVITSNITSMPEIAGDAAILCDPYSVDSIKNALITVANNDSLRLSLIEKGTKRLENYSWEKSAQKLWACAMKAIEE
- a CDS encoding formate--tetrahydrofolate ligase, with product MKTDIQIARETKLEKIKNVAQQLGVCKEDVQNYGPYMAKLPVRLIDEEKVAESNLILVTAITPTKKGIGKTTMSISLALGLNKIGKKAIVTLREPSLGPVFGMKGGAAGGGYSQVLPMENINLHFTGDFHAVTSAHNTISAILDNYIWRNRTGNKALKEVVWKRVLDVNDRNLRNVVTGLGASNGVPMESGFDITAASELMAILCLAVDEVDLERRIGDILLGYTFDGEPFKVRDLEIEGAITVLMKDAISPNLVQTTENTPAFVHGGPFANIAHGCNSVLATKMAMTYGEYVITEAGFGADLGAEKFFNIKCRKNNLKPKLTVIVVTAQGLKMHGDVPINEIEKENIEGLKKGFENLQKHLDNLKNFGQSVVVALNKFHTDTEKELKLIEEFCRNQNVPFAINEGFAKGGEGAIDMAKLVVDVIENNPSKDLIYTYDDDDSIETKVNKIALNIYGAKNVVFNEKALKILGKIRGTELEKMPVCIAKTQFSFSADPKQYGVAKDFTFKINDIVINNGSEFIVAIAGEMMRIPGLPKEPQAKNIKIVDGNIEGLS